TCGGTCGTGGTCGCGGATGTCCTCGCGCACGTCGCGCAGGAAGTTGGTCAGTTGGAACGCTTCGCCCAGCGCGATTGCGTGGGGAGTGGCCTTCTCCGGCCGGTCTACGTCCATGATGGACTGCATCATGACGCCGACCGCCGCGGCCGACCCGCGCATGTACGCTCGTAACTCCTCGTAGGTGTCGTAGCGGTCTTTTTCCACGTCCGCGAGCATCGCGTCGATGAACTGTGCTATCTCGTCTTCGGGGATGTCGTACGTTGCTTGTACCTCCTGAAATGCTGCCAGTACTTCGTCGTCCGTGTCGTCCTGCCCAAGTGCCTCGGCGCGCAACTGCTCGAGGCGCTCGCGCTGTTCGGTCGGTCCGAGGTCGGTCGCTCCATCGACCACCTCGTCGGCGACTCGAAAGAACGCGTACAGGACGTACGTCGGATGACGGACCCGCTCGGGAAGAAGCCGCGTTGCGAAGTGAAAGGTTCTACCCGTCCGCTGCTGAATCGTCTTACTCCGTCGTAGCTGTCGGTCTGTTACCATCGAGGGTGTCTCCTGTGAGAGTCCGGCCAAACGCGGCTCCGCGGGGTACTACGATTACGGGAACCAGAGTGTTAATTGTTAGCGTCGGCGAACGTGCCGCGCTCGGACACGAAACGTGCGAGTAGCTTTTTGCCCGCGGAGCGTGTAGTGTGATAGCAGGTGGCGCGAAAGGCCGACAGATATGACAGGAAACGACTCCGACACTCCCGACGTGGACGCGGTTTCAGAACGTACCGACTCCCAAACACCAGCGGACTCGGAGTTGAACGCTACTCCAGACGGAGACGCGGCCGACAGAATCGCCGAACTCGAAGCGACCATCGACGAACTGACGATGCAACTCGCGCAACTGGAGCGAAACGTCACGTGGATGGCCCGCCAGCAGGCGGCCGAAACCGGCAACGGCGTCTGCCCGTACTGCAACAAGGGCGGCGCGCTCGTCGCCGACCGAACCCCGACCGGCAAGACGCAGGTGCGGTGTACCAACTGCGAGCAAGATATCAACTAGCTACCGCCGGGTGACCGACGCCAGATACGCCGGGCGATACCGTGGCTGGCCACGCGTCTCGAAGACGGCGTCCCTGACGTAGTTCACCTGCCAGTCGTCGTCGAACAGCGCGTACAGTTCGGGGCGGGACACCCAGCCGGGTTCGCCCACGGCCCGATCGGGTGCCTGCGCACAGAGTGCGAAGAAAGTTCCGCCGGGTTTCAGTGTGGCGTGCAGTGCGTCGGCGTACTGGCGACGTTCGTCGCCGTCGAGACAGTGCATCAGTGCCGAGTCTATCGCGCTGTCGAAGTTCATTCCGAGTTCGTCCAGTCGCAGGGCGTCCCAGACGAGGAAGTACGCCTCGACGTCTCGCCAGTAGGCCTTCGTGCGCGCCGTACGAACGGCCCGCGGCGCGAAATCGACGCCGAGTACGTCGTGGCCTCGTCTGGCGAGATAGAGGGCATTTTCGCCCGTGCCACAGCCCACGTCCAGAACGCGCTGGCCGAGTTCGCCCCGCGTTTCGAGGCCGACGAACTCTCGTTGCGGGCGGCCGATGTCCCAGCCAGGCGTTCCGGCGTAGGCGACGTCGAATCCGTACGCTCGCGAGTCGCGTGGCCGCGGTCCACCGAGCGGAAACGGAGCCGCACTCATCGTCCGCCTCGCGGAGTGCTGTCGCGCTCGTTCACCTGACTCGCCGACTCGGTAGTCCGTCGAACTCTCGAAGCCATACCGGCCCCACGACGAGCGCCGACAAAACGTCCGTGACCACTCAGAGGTCGTAGTAGTCGTCTACCACGGTTACGGTCGCCTTGAACACGGCCAGTAGGACGGGCCCGAGAAAGAGCCCCAGCGCGCCCATGAAGTAGATGCCACCGACGACGCCGACGAGGACGACTGCGGGGTGGAGTCCTGCCTGAAAATCGACGGCGTACGCCCGGAGGTAATTGTCCACCCAACTTACGACCGTCGCGCCGTAGACCAGTAGCGCGACGCCGGGGACCACCTGTCCGGTCGCGACGAGGTAGAGACCGCCGGGCACCCAGACCGCACCGACGCCGACGACGGGGACGAACGCGAACAGCACCATCACCATCGTCCAGAACAGCACGTTGGGAAGTCCGACGAGGAAGAACCCGACGCCGCCCAAGACGCCCTGCACGACGCCGACGAAGACGTGACCCTTCAGCACCGCCCACGTCACCTGGTTCGTCTCGGTGTACAACTCCTCCTGTATCTCGGCGTCGAGCGGCGTCACGTCACGCACCCAGCGAATCAGCGACTGGCCGTCCACGAGCAGGTAGTAGAGGACGAACACCAACAGTGAGAGTCCGAGTACGAGTTTCACGGTGGTCGTCAGTAGCTCCGAGACGTTGCCGACCAGCAGGTCTACGAGTTGGCGCGAGACAGCGTCGGCGTCACCGAACTCGACCGGGACGCCGACCGACTGCAACACTCGCTCTGCCCTGTCGAGAACCGGGCGATGGGCGACCTCTTCGGCAGTCTTGGCCGCCTCTGGCAGGACGCTCACCGACAGCAGGACTATCGGCACTGTCGTCATCAACACCGCTAGAACGACGAGCGCCAACGCCGCTGGGCGCGTCCCGATTCTCGGCGAGAGTCGCCGCTGTGCGGGGTGGAGGACGAACGCCAACAATCCAGCCGCGAGGATGTACGCGAGAAACGGGCGCACGACGAGCACCGCGAGGACGAACAACGCGCCGAGGAGGAGGGCGAAAAATACGTCTCGGACATCCATACCGTGACTACACCGTCTAACTACTTAGGCTTCGGACTGTGTAGACAATGCGTATCTCGCGTTAGCACGCGTTTACTTCGGCTCGGAGAGAGGCAAGCGGTCCGCTCATCGGCAAGGCTGTTCGGGGTGAGTTCGCGGAAAAGTAAGCCGGTGGAGGGGATTGTGAACTACCTGAAGACGCTCCCTGCTCGCGGTTTCACCGCTCGCGTTTCGAGACACTTCGTGCCTCGCTTCGCCTGCGGCGAGACTGCCTCTTCCGTCGTTCAAATCCTCCACGAAACTCGACAGACGCTCACGAGTTGGCGAGCAAACGCTAAGCGTTGCTCGCCATGTTGTTCGCATCAGAAAGAGCCGGTGGAGGGATTTGAACCCTCGGCCTATTCCTTACGAAGGAATCGCTCTAGCCAGTCTGAGCTACACCGGCACTGCGTCAGTGACACTCCTGTCACATTCACGTCGCACACGTCGCGTGGCGACTGTATCGTCGTACCGTCCTACGCATTCAATTATAGCCACCACTACTTGCTTAAGGGTTGCGAAAGCCGCCGCCGTTAGCGAACGAGTCGCACCCGGAACCGAGTGCGACACGGAACTCCAGTCGTTCAATCCGAGTTCAGTTCGAACTTCTTGACCTTCCCGCTCGTCGTCCGGGGGAGCGTCTTCACCAACTCGATTTCTCTGGGATGCTTGTACGCTGCGAGTTGGTCCAGACAGTGCGCTCGAAGTTCCTCTTCCGTGGTCGCAATCTCGGACTCCGGAACGACGAACGCCTTCACCGTCTCGTTACGTCGCTCATCTGGCACCCCGACTACCGCGGCGTCCACCACCGCAGGATGGTCGTAGAGGACGTTCTCGACCTCCGCCGGGTAGACGTTGTAGCCGCCGGTCACGATGACGCTCGACTTGCGGTCGAGTATCTCGTAGTAGTTGTCCTCGTCGCAACGCACTACGTCACCCGTTCGGAGATAGCCGGTCTCGGTGAACGCTTCGTCAGTCGCGTCGGGCTTGTCGTGGTAGCCTTGCATCACGTTGGGGCCGCGAATCAGCAGTTCTCCCGTCTGGCCCGGCGGGAGTTCGTTCCCGTCGTCGTCTACGACTTTGCAACTCGTCGCGCGGTGGGGTTGGCCGATGGTCCCCAACTTCGGGCCAGCCATCGCGTCGAACCCGAAGTGGGTCGCCCCGGCCGCTTCGGTCAGCCCGTAGGCTTCGTACATCCCGACACCGGTCGCGTCTTCGAACTGCTCTTGGACTGCAGTCGGCATCTTGGTGCCACCTTCCATCGCCTCTTCGAGACTCGACAGGTCGTAGTCGCCGAACGACTCGTGATTGACGATATCGACGTACATCGCGGTCACGGCACCGAACTTGGTGATGTCGTGTTCCTCGATGTCGGCCATCGCCGATTCGGGGTCCCACTCGGCGGGGTCCCGGAGGTAGACCGACCCGCCGCGCACGAGCGGTTGCCACGTCCGGTTGACGAACCCCGAGATGTGCGACAGTGGAAGCACCGACAGGAACCGCTCTCTCTCGGCCGGGAGATTGGTCTTCTCGAAGCCCATCAGCGACTGTGCGCGGAGGTTCTCGTGCGTCAGCAGGACGCCCTTCGGGTCGCCCGTCGTCCCGGAGGTGTACGGTTGCATCGCAACGTCCTCGTCGCACCGGGTGGCGACGAGAGGTCTGCTGTCCACTTCCGCGAACGAGACGTCCCCAGTCACTGCGTCCGAATCTGTCTCCCGGTCTGCTCCAATAGTAACGACCTGCAACTCCGTATTCATCGTCTCCAACGCGTCGCCCAGTCGCTCTCGGAGGTCCGCGTGAGTCACGACTGCTCGGGCGTCGCTGTCACGAAGCTGGTACCGTATCTCGCGTGGTTGGTACTTCGGGTCCATCGGCGTGAACGGCGTTCCAGCTTTCAGCGCACCGAGTGCTCCAATCAGGTACTCCGAACTGTTCGGTGCGTACAGTGCGAGTCGGTCGCCGGGGTCGAGTCCGAGTTCGCGAAGTCCTCCAGCGAAACGACTTGCGTGCGCGTCGTATTCGGCGTGGGTCAACGAACGGCCACCCATCTCCACGGCGAGTCGGTCGGGATGCGTTCTCGCGGTTTCTGCGTAGAGACGCGCGACGTTTCCCGACCGGACCGAGGCGGGGAATGAACTGACGTGCATGCACATCAACACTTCGACCCCGGGAATAAAGCCGGAGAACTGTTCGTGTAGTCAGGATTCACCTTTCGACGACTGTGTCGTTAAGCGCCGCTTGTCCGTCGTTTTTGGCAATACTACTCGCGCACCCGCCAAGTGTCGGTCAGGCCGACAGTGCTGGCTTACTCCGTGAGGGCGAGCCTGACACTCTGTCAGCCAGCGATTTATCACCGTATATTATTGATCGAATTAATAGTCACTCCCGAAAGTACAGCTATCGGCACCGTGCGATTATCAACGGAACACCCCATTTATACTATGTCTTGCCGGGGTCTTACGCCGAGACTTCTGCCCTCGAAGAAACTATGGCGAAGACAACAACTCGCAAGAACCAACC
The sequence above is a segment of the Halorussus halophilus genome. Coding sequences within it:
- a CDS encoding class I SAM-dependent methyltransferase, giving the protein MSAAPFPLGGPRPRDSRAYGFDVAYAGTPGWDIGRPQREFVGLETRGELGQRVLDVGCGTGENALYLARRGHDVLGVDFAPRAVRTARTKAYWRDVEAYFLVWDALRLDELGMNFDSAIDSALMHCLDGDERRQYADALHATLKPGGTFFALCAQAPDRAVGEPGWVSRPELYALFDDDWQVNYVRDAVFETRGQPRYRPAYLASVTRR
- a CDS encoding AI-2E family transporter; the encoded protein is MDVRDVFFALLLGALFVLAVLVVRPFLAYILAAGLLAFVLHPAQRRLSPRIGTRPAALALVVLAVLMTTVPIVLLSVSVLPEAAKTAEEVAHRPVLDRAERVLQSVGVPVEFGDADAVSRQLVDLLVGNVSELLTTTVKLVLGLSLLVFVLYYLLVDGQSLIRWVRDVTPLDAEIQEELYTETNQVTWAVLKGHVFVGVVQGVLGGVGFFLVGLPNVLFWTMVMVLFAFVPVVGVGAVWVPGGLYLVATGQVVPGVALLVYGATVVSWVDNYLRAYAVDFQAGLHPAVVLVGVVGGIYFMGALGLFLGPVLLAVFKATVTVVDDYYDL
- a CDS encoding phytoene/squalene synthase family protein gives rise to the protein MVTDRQLRRSKTIQQRTGRTFHFATRLLPERVRHPTYVLYAFFRVADEVVDGATDLGPTEQRERLEQLRAEALGQDDTDDEVLAAFQEVQATYDIPEDEIAQFIDAMLADVEKDRYDTYEELRAYMRGSAAAVGVMMQSIMDVDRPEKATPHAIALGEAFQLTNFLRDVREDIRDHDRIYLPKTTRERHGVTEADIESCEPTDGFRAAVADELRRADDLYREGVAGIQYLPADCQFAVLYAAVLYAEYHRLIRNREYDTLSATPELSAPRAVWLYAKTRWYWQWSKDPVTVFRKVSAVPDNDTDRVERDHPGRTPHAE
- a CDS encoding class I adenylate-forming enzyme family protein, translating into MHVSSFPASVRSGNVARLYAETARTHPDRLAVEMGGRSLTHAEYDAHASRFAGGLRELGLDPGDRLALYAPNSSEYLIGALGALKAGTPFTPMDPKYQPREIRYQLRDSDARAVVTHADLRERLGDALETMNTELQVVTIGADRETDSDAVTGDVSFAEVDSRPLVATRCDEDVAMQPYTSGTTGDPKGVLLTHENLRAQSLMGFEKTNLPAERERFLSVLPLSHISGFVNRTWQPLVRGGSVYLRDPAEWDPESAMADIEEHDITKFGAVTAMYVDIVNHESFGDYDLSSLEEAMEGGTKMPTAVQEQFEDATGVGMYEAYGLTEAAGATHFGFDAMAGPKLGTIGQPHRATSCKVVDDDGNELPPGQTGELLIRGPNVMQGYHDKPDATDEAFTETGYLRTGDVVRCDEDNYYEILDRKSSVIVTGGYNVYPAEVENVLYDHPAVVDAAVVGVPDERRNETVKAFVVPESEIATTEEELRAHCLDQLAAYKHPREIELVKTLPRTTSGKVKKFELNSD